Proteins from a genomic interval of Nematostella vectensis chromosome 12, jaNemVect1.1, whole genome shotgun sequence:
- the LOC5505608 gene encoding G-protein coupled receptor 83 isoform X2 produces the protein MTKNELQGRNVIFAVADILVAVFLTPQYIFRRLFSHPAGVAGDFVCKFFTGGFLTWLGGAASAFTLVAISFERHYVVHHNRHITSRKLKAVIAASWVYALVVELPPVIAYQYNSIGDFCVEAWPSSTYPKVYTVITFLLDFGIPTALMTYFHARAVQTLRQQTKHVTNHNSQQFAALNAKKRVTIMVVIVTAIYSACWLPDVTSYLLAYYHPEFRYGSVLYHTAVVFVCVSSCVNPFVYSWQSGSFRRHLKKAIGWKQGSNQITTTTLQEVCNQSRSSAQGKSLGPANNESV, from the exons TGTAATTTTCG CAGTTGCAGATATTCTGGTGGCAGTCTTTCTCACTCCTCAGTACATCTTTCGccggttgttttctcatcCTGCCGGAGTGGCTGGGGACTTCGTCTGCAAGTTTTTCACGGGAGGATTTCTCACTTGGCTCGGTGGAGCGGCTTCAGCTTTTACTTTGGTGGCAATAAGCTTTGAaag GCACTACGTCGTCCATCACAACCGCCACATAACGTCTCGCAAGCTCAAAGCAGTCATCGCCGCCAGCTGGGTGTATGCCTTAGTGGTCGAGCTCCCGCCTGTGATAGCCTACCAATACAACAGCATCGGCGACTTCTGTGTAGAGGCCTGGCCCTCTTCTACCTACCCCAAGGTGTACACAGTCATCACTTTCCTTCTCGATTTCGGCATCCCAACAGCCCTGATGACGTACTTCCACGCACGCGCAGTACAGACCCTCCGACAGCAGACAAAACACGTGACTAACCACAACTCTCAACAGTTTGCTGCACTCAACGCCAAAAAGCGTGTCACTATCATGGTTGTCATAGTGACTGCAATTTACAGTGCGTGTTGGCTTccggatgtgacgtcataccTTTTAGCGTACTACCATCCCGAGTTCCGGTATGGCTCGGTTTTGTACCACACCGCGGTGGTGTTTGTTTGCGTCAGCTCTTGTGTCAACCCGTTTGTGTACAGTTGGCAGAGTGGATCTTTCAGAAGGCATCTCAAGAAGGCGATTGGTTGGAAGCAGGGGAGTAATCAGATTACGACCACGACCCTACAAGAAGTTTGCAACCAAAGTCGATCATCTGCTCAAGGAAAATCCTTAGGTCCAGCCAATAACGAGTCCGTTTGA
- the LOC5505608 gene encoding G-protein coupled receptor 54 isoform X1, translated as MLTSLEATALAVVFGVLVFVDLVGNSLVCYVILKNHHMRTPMNYLLANLAVADILVAVFLTPQYIFRRLFSHPAGVAGDFVCKFFTGGFLTWLGGAASAFTLVAISFERHYVVHHNRHITSRKLKAVIAASWVYALVVELPPVIAYQYNSIGDFCVEAWPSSTYPKVYTVITFLLDFGIPTALMTYFHARAVQTLRQQTKHVTNHNSQQFAALNAKKRVTIMVVIVTAIYSACWLPDVTSYLLAYYHPEFRYGSVLYHTAVVFVCVSSCVNPFVYSWQSGSFRRHLKKAIGWKQGSNQITTTTLQEVCNQSRSSAQGKSLGPANNESV; from the exons ATGTTGACAAGCTTGGAAGCAACTGCGCTGGCTGTGGTGTTTGGTGTGCTAGTGTTTGTCGATCTTGTTGGAAACTCGCTGGTCTGCTATGTGATTCTTAAAAACCATCACATGCGAACTCCCATGAACTATCTTCTTGCTAATCTAGCAGTTGCAGATATTCTGGTGGCAGTCTTTCTCACTCCTCAGTACATCTTTCGccggttgttttctcatcCTGCCGGAGTGGCTGGGGACTTCGTCTGCAAGTTTTTCACGGGAGGATTTCTCACTTGGCTCGGTGGAGCGGCTTCAGCTTTTACTTTGGTGGCAATAAGCTTTGAaag GCACTACGTCGTCCATCACAACCGCCACATAACGTCTCGCAAGCTCAAAGCAGTCATCGCCGCCAGCTGGGTGTATGCCTTAGTGGTCGAGCTCCCGCCTGTGATAGCCTACCAATACAACAGCATCGGCGACTTCTGTGTAGAGGCCTGGCCCTCTTCTACCTACCCCAAGGTGTACACAGTCATCACTTTCCTTCTCGATTTCGGCATCCCAACAGCCCTGATGACGTACTTCCACGCACGCGCAGTACAGACCCTCCGACAGCAGACAAAACACGTGACTAACCACAACTCTCAACAGTTTGCTGCACTCAACGCCAAAAAGCGTGTCACTATCATGGTTGTCATAGTGACTGCAATTTACAGTGCGTGTTGGCTTccggatgtgacgtcataccTTTTAGCGTACTACCATCCCGAGTTCCGGTATGGCTCGGTTTTGTACCACACCGCGGTGGTGTTTGTTTGCGTCAGCTCTTGTGTCAACCCGTTTGTGTACAGTTGGCAGAGTGGATCTTTCAGAAGGCATCTCAAGAAGGCGATTGGTTGGAAGCAGGGGAGTAATCAGATTACGACCACGACCCTACAAGAAGTTTGCAACCAAAGTCGATCATCTGCTCAAGGAAAATCCTTAGGTCCAGCCAATAACGAGTCCGTTTGA